The sequence below is a genomic window from Lolium perenne isolate Kyuss_39 chromosome 4, Kyuss_2.0, whole genome shotgun sequence.
acttctggaaaaatatgatttttcatataatttccgtcaactgttgatcttccgaaatattgcattctgacggtgctttttccagcagaatcctggctccggtgcgcgatccccaaataatcatgaaacatgcaaaatagatgaaataacataagtatcatctccaaatatgaaatatatcaatgaataacagcaaattataatataaaatagtgatgcaaaatggacgtatcagtgagCCAACTCTGAACAGTTCCCTAGAGAAAACCATGGCTAGTGTGTTGCCCACCACCCAATGTCTTCAGATATACTCGAGAGGAGCCGAACCAGCCTTGAAACCCACCATTGCTATCCCACACCCAAGTGACGTGAGCATGACTCTTCAGGTGCCATGTATTAACATATCGGATGCGGTGTAATAGGAAGCCCACCTGACTATCTGCTAaataccaagaaacccaagatcaATTGGCAATTACAAAGCTTCAAGGCCCATGTATGTGGCGTGCGGAGCAAGGACAAGCCTGTATCAGGGAACCCTAGAGTGTACCTTTAAGCTCTAATCGACCTGGACACGATACCCGAGACATAGCCTCCTTTATAAGGGCTATGAGGGATAAGGAGATTAGATTCAATCTAGAGAGAGAACACCATAGCCATCATGGTGTCCTTgtaaccatcaccatcatcaatcAAGAACAAATGAGAAGGAAGTGGGGTTTTATCCTCCAAGgcccgaacctaggtaaatcgTGACTCCTCTTTGCTTGTCAGCCGACGAACTTGCCAACGCACCTTCATCGCTAAAACCCAAGTCCGTCATCAGGTCCAGAGCCGTAGAGCTTCACGTCGCAAGGAAGCCTAGGGTAGCTGAAGTTGTCGTTGGGAGCTGGCCGAGGACGCCCACCACCAAGCAACAATGAAGGTGCCTTAGCCGCACCATTGGGGCCGTCAGAAGCAAGGTAAGGTCCACACAGAATCGCCACCGCACCTTCAGGACCATCACGCCGCCAAGAGGATCCATCGTTGACGGGGGAGGGATGTCGTGCCAGCACCTTAAAATATGTGTCTGCTATTTGCTCAAAGAGTTTCTTGAAGAAATGAAAAAAAGTTATTATGCCCTTTAAAAAAATGCTCCACAGGAAATTTTTGGAGCACCATTTTCACAATGGCCACAATACTTGTCTTTTTTTCCATGAGAATTATAGGTACGTATACACATACATATTCATGTGTTGTTTTCACATGATTGTTCATTTTAAGAACATCGTTTGTTTCAGTCCTACGTTATTGACATTGAGAATTGTTTTCCTCCTTGTGGTGGCTGGATAAATTTCACATGAAGATTTATCATAATTTGTTGGTTGTGTGAATGAGACTATGAGAGTGTGTTCTAAAATCTCGTGATCTACACCAACCACTCATCCTAGGAAGTGTATGCATGTATGTTCATCCTAGAAAGTGTTTGATCATATAGTGTCACGTTGGAATCATATTCTATCTATTTTAGCACGTTGAATTAAATTTGCACATATATTAGGGTAGAGAAGAGTAGAGTAAATAAAGTGTTTTCACCCAATCTCCCTAGGGTACTCAGCGAAACAAAACCTCCCCTGCCAAACAAGGCCTGAAGTGTtcttttttttttaataaaacCTGAAGTGTTCTTTTTTCTTATTTCTAGAGCAGAAAATCTCCAGGTTTTGTTTGTTTATCGGGGGAGAAATTTCCAAGTTTTTTATTGCTGCAACCGCGCCGCCGCTTGAACTCGTGACCGCTCGGCAAGTCAGCCGCCATGGCTTCCCAGCTGATACCGCCGTCGCCGCCCACCCCCACCGCCATAACCTGTCTCAGCGACGACATCCTCCGCGAGATCTTCCTCCGCCTCCCGTCCCTCCCGAGCCTCGTCCGCGCGGCCTTCGTCTGCCGCGCCTTCCGCCGCGCCGTCCGCTCGTCCCCCGCCTTCCGCCGCAGTTTCCGCGCGCTCCACGCGCCGCCTCTCCTCGCGCTCTTCCTCGAGAGCAACTTTGAAGTGGCCCCGGCCGTTCCCTGCCCCTGGCGCCGGTGCGACCCGGACCTCGTCGCCACCGATTTCTTTGAGATCGGCCTCTCACGCCACGGCGACGCCGACGCTGCCGGGTGGGAGATCGAATCCCTCAGTCCTACCTACGATGGCTACTTCATCCTCGTCAAGGTGGGCGCTGAGGGGAGCGCCGCCTACAACCCGCTAAGGCAGGCACTGGATCTGTACCTCGGTTACACTGACCTTCATTTGTACACTCTCTCGTCCGAAGATGGCCAGGCGCCGTCCCGTGTGGTCTGTGTCATTCACGAGCGCGAACAATCGGACCGCGTCGCCGTCTTCTCATCTGACACCATGGAGTGGCAAATTTTTCCCAAGAATACGCTGCCGCCAGGTGACAATGCCATGACCGGCAGGGTGATGCGTGGGCTCATCTGGTGGCCAAACTGGATGTATAACCAAATTGTGGTGCTCGACACCACGACCTTTCAGTTCTCTTTAATCGATGTGCCGAGGCATTTGATGACAGGAAGGGGTAGTTCGACATATAAGCTTGGTGAGACCAAGGATGGGAAGCTCTGCGTGGTAGATATAGAGGATGATGCACTTGTTTCTCATTTATTGACAGCCGGCAATGATAGGTGGATGTTGTACAAGGAGTTCCCGTTGCACCCGATTGTTAAGAGTTTCACTGGATGCTCAATGGAGGAAAAGGACTGCCATGTCAGGGGGGAGGTTGTGGCGGTCATCGATGGATTCGTATACATGTCTATTTTCTACTGCAAGAACACACAATCTTGTGAGTTGTATCTATCCTTGTGCCTGGAAACATCGGAGATGAGCGAGCTCTTTAATGATGCATATCGGTATAATTTGGGGGTCCATCCCTACATCATGGCATGGCCTCCCTCTTTGGTACAAAGCAAGGTGAGCATGTGCGTCTGTGTGAAGTATTCTTCTGGTGACTTGAGAGCATTGCATTATTGCGTTGTTGTGAAAATCTTCTATCAGTTCTTAGCACGCTGTAACATGCCTGATTTGCATAATCATAGTTTGAGAATTCAATTGCAGATTTTGTATTTGCATGAGCATCCGACATTTTGTGTGGGATACATACTAGCACAAGGATATTATATAGTGGTGTATTGCACATATCCGAGGTTTGAATGTTTGTCCACTAAATGGCCCTATATTCATACTAAATTGGTGCTGTATCATTGGATTATATAGCCTTGCCCAATTTGTCTATACAAACACTTCAGTTCTTACATGCACTGAAATCCATCCTTGTCACAGGAGGAATCAGAAACTGAATTCACTGGAGAAAATATTGTAGATGATGATCCTATGGGCACAGCAGAAGCTTCCACTGTGCTTGTCACCGCAGTGCAGTCACTGAGCCAAGCTCTGATGGATGACGGTGGCAGTAATAAAGAAATATCGGCAAAGTTAGATGCCTTATTGCGTCCCAACAAGGATGGCAATGGCTCTCTTATGAGCAAGATCACTAATTTTGATGCACAGTTGATAACTGCAAGAGACCGTATCTTGAGGATAAGTCCATGACTCTGAGGTCTGCGAGCGTGCGTAGTACAGAAAGCAAAACCTGATGGTGTATTGGTGATAAGTGTACAAGTGGAAGCTGTCAAGAGCTTGTTGGAACGTGTGTTTATTCTGATGCGTGTGTTGTCTGTTGTGTGTTTGTTGTGATGATACAAGCTTTTGCGAAATGGTTTGTATTTCAATTTTTTGGATGGTGTAAAGAGGATACATGTATTACTAGCCTCATACTTATCTGAGGATTGGCCTAACCATCACTCTGTCAGTATGATGGATGAGCTTCTTATCTTCCAGAGGTTGATATGTATCTTTTGCTGCGCATATTCAATTTGAAGTTTGAATTCCACTCTGCTGCTTTGGGTCCAAGGTCCAAAGGATTCACAAACCGGCAGAACCGGGGTGGtggtaaaaaagaaaaaaaaacctaTACTAAGTAGCTGAAAGCGCTTGTCTGCCCATTTCAGAAGTTTGCTTTTTAATTTTGGCGATCTGCAGGCCCAAAGGGTTAGATCATCTGTGATCAGTTTCAGAAGTTTTTGCCTGCACGTTTGTTTGTTGTTAAATACCCTGTTGTTCCTGGATTTCCACAGTTCTAGGATACACGCAGCTGCACAGATCGGCCAAGTTGTTGATGGTGTCGCTCTTGCCGCAAATGCACAAACTGATTTAAAGTGTGCATGATTTCTTGTTCACCATATTATCTTTTGTATTTAATCTTCCCCTGTAAGCGAACCAGAGGAAGATTTTATGCTTATGTGGAATGGCAGGCTGCCAGACTAGTAGATCATAATTCATAAGGCGCCCAAACCTGACCCTGTCACTGAACAGTTTGTACCAGTCTCTAGTGGTAGCCTTTCTCTGTCTGGTGTCTCCCAGTAGATCCACTGGCTGCTGAAGGTTATTCAGTTCGTTCATCAGAATTTGCAACTGAGTTTCAGCAATCGGCGGAAGAGGGTCTAACAGAGCCACTTCCCAGGTTCCGTTAAGTCTTTGTGAGGCAACCACGCAATGTTGATCTATTGCGAAGGTGAAAAGCACTGACAAATTGAGGCAGAGTTGACCCAAACCTATCCAATTTGTCTTGCCAGAACACGGTTCTATCTCCTTCCTTTGGGTTGCACTATGTAGCTTGTTGTGCTTTTGGCACAAGGGCAAGTATCGATTTCCTGCGAGCCATGAGAAAGACATGAACCCTGCCTGTGGACAACAGCTTTGCTGTCAGGTTAGCCATGAGTGCTCGATTATGAATACGCGGGTTTCTGACCCCAGACCACCCTGATGTTTTGGAAGTGTGACGACATCCCAAGCCACTAAACATTGACCTCCAAGGATCTCACCCTTGTTTTTTCCATCGGAAGGCTCTGCGAAGCTTGTCGGCAGCATCAATACTTGCCGGATCCCACTCAATGCATGCCATGAAGAAGTTGGGAATAGCAATAGCCGACATGACCGCATTCACCATCTGCACCCTCTCCCCTGCAGATATGAGCCTAGGTACCCAGCCTGGAAGCGGACGTCCAATTCTGTCTATGACTGGCTGCAACAATTTTCGTGACATTTTGTTCGCAGACAGTGGCAGTCCTAGGTAAGTGCAACGCAGCTGAGTGATTGGGCAACCCAGAACTGAGGCCAC
It includes:
- the LOC127293403 gene encoding uncharacterized protein, with the translated sequence MASQLIPPSPPTPTAITCLSDDILREIFLRLPSLPSLVRAAFVCRAFRRAVRSSPAFRRSFRALHAPPLLALFLESNFEVAPAVPCPWRRCDPDLVATDFFEIGLSRHGDADAAGWEIESLSPTYDGYFILVKVGAEGSAAYNPLRQALDLYLGYTDLHLYTLSSEDGQAPSRVVCVIHEREQSDRVAVFSSDTMEWQIFPKNTLPPGDNAMTGRVMRGLIWWPNWMYNQIVVLDTTTFQFSLIDVPRHLMTGRGSSTYKLGETKDGKLCVVDIEDDALVSHLLTAGNDRWMLYKEFPLHPIVKSFTGCSMEEKDCHVRGEVVAVIDGFVYMSIFYCKNTQSCELYLSLCLETSEMSELFNDAYRYNLGVHPYIMAWPPSLVQSKEESETEFTGENIVDDDPMGTAEASTVLVTAVQSLSQALMDDGGSNKEISAKLDALLRPNKDGNGSLMSKITNFDAQLITARDRILRISP